The proteins below are encoded in one region of Xenopus laevis strain J_2021 chromosome 8L, Xenopus_laevis_v10.1, whole genome shotgun sequence:
- the LOC108699384 gene encoding T-lymphocyte surface antigen Ly-9, which produces MSVSEKLLLCLLSPALLIVTAQVSPIQVSGLITQSVSLAPTEHLAHPVEETLWFYKINGTRYRLADFRNQHLIIRHSQFFQRLEVDNSGTRLWIRELRSEDTGSYTAAIVLQDTTQTVKLAFTLTVYEPVPYPDIKMEKVWITPDWCNFTLHCSAPTKSSALSYSWMYRHKERYQPYTNGTTIHVSLQPESWDEEYLCFIHNPADQKNVSISLQKFCPDTIKDKSCRMKLYIYLPILTALSLSLAALIIVTRTKRQNINNTGYLYSCNQMEKH; this is translated from the exons ATGTCGGTCAGTGAGAAGCTCCTGCTCTGCCTTCTCTCTCCTGCCCTCCTCATTGTTACAG CTCAAGTCTCCCCAATCCAGGTGTCTGGACTAATAACCCAGTCTGTCAGTCTGGCACCCACTGAGCACTTGGCACATCCAGTAGAAGAGACATTATGGTTTTATAAAATCAATGGAACAAGATACAGACTGGCAGATTTCAGGAACCAGCATCTGATTATCCGGCACAGTCAGTTCTTCCAGCGACTGGAGGTTGATAACAGTGGAACAAGGTTATGGATCAGGGAACTGAGGAGTGAGGATACCGGGAGTTACACAGCAGCCATTGTACTTCAAGACACAACACAAACAGTAAAACTGGCATTTACTCTCACTGTGTATG AGCCAGTTCCCTACCCAGATATAAAGATGGAGAAGGTGTGGATTACCCCTGACTGGTGCAATTTCACTCTTCATTGTTCTGCCCCAACAAAGTCATCAGCTCTGTCCTACAGTTGGATGTACAGACACAAAGAGCGGTACCAGCCCTATACCAATGGTACCACAATCCATGTGTCACTGCAGCCTGAATCCTGGGATGAGGAGTATCTGTGCTTCATACACAACCCGGCTGACCAGAAAAATGTCTCTATTTCCCTTCAGAAATTCTGCCCTGATACCATAAAGG ATAAAAGCTGCAGGATGAAGCTGTACATCTACCTGCCAATACTCACTGCTCTCTCCTTGTCACTAGCAGCTCTCATCATTGTCACAAGAACCAAAAGGCAGAACATCAATAACACAGGTTATTTATATTCCTGCAACCAAATGGAAAAGCATTGA